In Caldicellulosiruptor obsidiansis OB47, a single window of DNA contains:
- a CDS encoding SpoIIE family protein phosphatase has product MERLEVLQFKRDQVKTSRNSISDRFLVFGTEQFFVLILAFLLGRCSLFSRSFFSCAYVASFKKRDYMYYLASIFSIFGIISCSDKSSILKYVLSILLITTINHFFDLNLYSKALFCALSVGSSGSISIFLFSKAPIEFLYLVLEMIGCFWAVIMFERFFAAIYSKKAYTADQTVVMVVVLALSFLGLSSGLDSLLSIQNILFFILLFSVSLFHGMIMSTAMGFVIGLLESIKECRSIEMACVFAFSSLLAGLMKGFGKFGIALGGFCGYIISMFYISSNPTLRFREILISAVLFCLFPLEKIVKLQSTDEREVQRMIKEKIFGVASVLENIEQNACGKPAVLICKEEAKNIVQSTCQKLCLDCSNSNVCWNIDYYRINHSLNEIKNMILKKGRVEEEDLKEFKFLCVRWKEFIIVINGFLESLKYSKLVQKASSPKENVFKTHIEILKDIVMDAAKMAENEMKKDRGTSKEIELELVRFGYEVEKVDYVVYDHYFQIDIDLKDGFKAPRKMEIEEIVKGVVGCDIEIISEVPKISGGYTISIIKKPNVQIDYSIYSKSKENINGDRVCFLQLKNGKFLACISDGMGTGKTASENSFIVIDALKKFSSLGFDRKVAIKFINSLLSIRNGEQFASVDVVCIDRFTIASEFLKAGAMPTFIKRGDEVLTVESHSLPVGIEAETQFDFSTCKLQKGDMIFMFSDGLFELLGEDGDRILKEFIAKNQFVSTQSASKQIFEWATSNSFLIKDDVTIIVLKIGGALEKRSEEKKF; this is encoded by the coding sequence TTGGAAAGACTTGAGGTTTTACAGTTTAAAAGAGACCAAGTCAAAACTTCAAGGAACAGCATATCAGACCGATTTTTGGTGTTTGGAACAGAACAATTTTTTGTTCTAATTTTAGCCTTTTTGCTTGGAAGATGCAGCCTGTTTTCAAGAAGCTTCTTTTCATGTGCGTATGTTGCAAGTTTCAAAAAAAGGGATTACATGTACTATTTAGCCTCAATTTTTTCCATCTTCGGGATAATTTCATGCTCAGATAAAAGCTCAATATTAAAATATGTGCTTTCCATTCTTTTGATAACTACAATAAACCATTTTTTTGACCTGAACCTTTATTCAAAGGCACTGTTCTGCGCTTTGAGTGTGGGAAGCAGCGGTAGCATTTCTATTTTTCTGTTTTCTAAAGCACCGATAGAATTTTTGTATCTTGTGCTTGAGATGATTGGGTGTTTTTGGGCTGTAATTATGTTTGAGAGGTTTTTTGCCGCAATTTATTCCAAAAAAGCATATACAGCTGATCAGACGGTGGTTATGGTTGTAGTTCTGGCTTTGAGCTTTTTGGGACTTTCAAGTGGACTCGATTCGCTGTTGAGTATTCAAAATATATTGTTTTTTATTCTTCTTTTTTCGGTATCACTTTTTCACGGAATGATAATGTCTACTGCAATGGGTTTTGTAATTGGGCTTTTAGAAAGCATAAAAGAGTGCAGAAGCATTGAAATGGCATGCGTTTTTGCATTCTCAAGCCTTCTGGCAGGTCTAATGAAAGGGTTTGGCAAGTTTGGAATTGCTTTGGGCGGGTTTTGCGGATATATCATATCAATGTTTTACATATCGTCAAACCCGACACTTAGATTTCGTGAGATTTTGATATCTGCCGTGTTGTTTTGCCTGTTTCCGTTAGAAAAGATTGTAAAATTACAAAGTACTGACGAGAGGGAGGTACAAAGAATGATAAAGGAAAAGATCTTTGGGGTTGCGTCTGTGCTTGAAAATATAGAGCAAAATGCTTGTGGCAAACCAGCAGTTTTAATTTGCAAAGAGGAAGCAAAAAACATTGTTCAAAGTACGTGCCAAAAACTTTGTTTAGATTGCAGCAATTCCAATGTGTGCTGGAACATAGATTATTACAGGATAAATCATAGCTTGAATGAGATAAAGAATATGATATTGAAAAAAGGCAGGGTTGAAGAAGAGGATTTAAAAGAATTCAAGTTTTTGTGTGTAAGATGGAAAGAGTTTATAATAGTTATAAATGGATTTTTGGAATCTTTGAAATATTCAAAGCTTGTTCAAAAGGCATCAAGCCCCAAGGAAAATGTATTCAAGACACATATAGAAATTTTAAAGGACATTGTGATGGATGCGGCAAAGATGGCTGAAAATGAGATGAAGAAAGATAGGGGCACATCAAAAGAGATTGAGCTTGAACTTGTGCGGTTTGGCTATGAGGTTGAGAAGGTAGACTATGTTGTATACGATCACTATTTCCAAATAGATATAGATCTCAAAGATGGGTTTAAAGCTCCGCGAAAAATGGAGATAGAAGAGATTGTGAAAGGAGTTGTAGGCTGTGACATAGAAATTATATCAGAGGTGCCAAAAATATCAGGGGGATATACAATTTCCATTATCAAAAAGCCAAACGTGCAGATAGATTATTCTATATATTCAAAGAGTAAAGAAAACATAAACGGTGACAGGGTGTGCTTTTTGCAGCTCAAAAACGGAAAATTTTTAGCCTGCATATCAGACGGTATGGGCACCGGAAAGACAGCTTCGGAAAACAGCTTTATTGTGATAGATGCTCTTAAAAAATTCTCGTCACTTGGATTTGACAGAAAAGTTGCCATAAAGTTTATAAACTCGCTTCTTAGCATAAGAAACGGTGAACAATTTGCATCTGTTGACGTTGTGTGCATAGATAGGTTTACTATTGCGTCCGAGTTTTTAAAAGCCGGGGCAATGCCAACGTTCATAAAAAGGGGGGATGAAGTTTTAACTGTAGAGTCACACTCTCTTCCGGTTGGGATAGAAGCGGAAACCCAGTTTGATTTTTCAACTTGTAAGCTTCAGAAAGGTGACATGATATTTATGTTCTCTGACGGACTTTTTGAGTTGTTGGGCGAGGATGGCGACAGGATTTTGAAAGAATTTATTGCCAAAAACCAGTTTGTTTCAACTCAGAGCGCTTCAAAACAGATTTTTGAATGGGCTACTTCTAATTCGTTTTTAATTAAAGACGATGTAACAATAATTGTACTTAAAATTGGAGGTGCACTTGAAAAAAGAAGTGAAGAAAAGAAATTTTGA
- a CDS encoding DUF4097 family beta strand repeat-containing protein, with product MKFKLITILLAILFMLVSCTPQKPKTREYSQSGRWVVLDYKGKAFVLDCDSSSIIIRGKVTSDITVRYVKKVIWTYNETSSNTGEPNEKEVQKIFDDMDASIENEFDRVYVKARAYGSTEAVLANKVSNPKREFEFEVFLPQDCKVVVQNNSGNVSVSDIKGGSVYIVNGVGNIAVTNTDAPLDIKNGEGDIKLDYVSGDFQVTNGKGNINLKIENTGSFKVLQTKGNVVLKINRTSGYGNSSFINVGEGDITFDVGKDVRAQVKVLTQGKIKSDFDFTKTGNSYYIDLDSGRNTIDITNLKGFVRIYKNY from the coding sequence ATGAAGTTCAAATTGATAACTATTTTACTGGCAATTCTTTTTATGCTTGTGTCATGCACGCCTCAGAAGCCAAAAACGAGAGAATATTCCCAGTCAGGAAGGTGGGTGGTTTTAGATTATAAAGGAAAGGCTTTTGTCCTTGACTGTGACAGTTCTTCTATTATCATCAGAGGGAAAGTCACATCTGATATTACTGTTAGGTACGTCAAAAAAGTAATATGGACATATAATGAAACCAGCAGCAATACTGGAGAGCCTAATGAGAAGGAAGTTCAGAAGATTTTCGATGACATGGATGCTAGTATTGAAAATGAGTTTGACAGGGTTTATGTAAAAGCAAGGGCGTACGGCAGCACCGAAGCAGTTTTAGCCAACAAGGTTTCAAATCCAAAGAGAGAATTTGAATTTGAGGTTTTCCTTCCGCAGGACTGCAAAGTAGTTGTTCAAAACAACAGCGGCAATGTAAGTGTCTCGGATATTAAAGGCGGTTCTGTTTACATAGTAAATGGAGTGGGAAACATTGCAGTGACAAACACGGATGCGCCGCTTGACATTAAAAATGGTGAAGGTGATATCAAGCTTGACTATGTCAGTGGAGATTTTCAAGTTACAAATGGAAAAGGGAACATAAACCTTAAAATTGAAAATACCGGTAGTTTTAAAGTTTTACAAACAAAAGGAAATGTTGTGCTAAAGATAAACAGAACAAGTGGGTATGGAAATTCATCTTTTATAAATGTAGGTGAAGGAGACATTACATTTGATGTAGGAAAAGATGTCAGGGCACAAGTTAAGGTGTTAACACAAGGAAAAATAAAATCTGACTTTGATTTTACAAAGACAGGAAATAGCTACTATATAGACCTTGATTCAGGGAGAAATACTATTGATATAACAAACCTAAAAGGTTTTGTGAGGATATATAAAAATTACTGA
- a CDS encoding PspA/IM30 family protein has protein sequence MGIFQKIAQLLKANINDLIEKAADPEKMLNQLIEDMEDQLQKARAEVANALADEKILQKKVEENKKAAEEWQKKAELAVSKGEDELAVEALRRKREYERLANEYQKQYEAQHEAVEKLKSGLKMLEDKIEEAKRRRDLLIAKSKRADAQVTITQTMSKLTDTSAFESFEKYAQKIEQKEARAQAHEELLNASKTLEDRFKELENGDEDILNELKVLKEKMGK, from the coding sequence ATGGGGATATTTCAAAAGATTGCCCAGCTTCTCAAGGCAAACATAAATGATCTTATTGAAAAGGCGGCTGACCCTGAAAAGATGCTCAATCAGCTGATTGAAGACATGGAAGACCAGCTGCAAAAAGCAAGGGCTGAGGTTGCAAACGCTCTTGCAGATGAAAAGATTTTACAAAAGAAGGTTGAAGAAAACAAAAAGGCTGCTGAAGAGTGGCAGAAAAAGGCTGAGCTTGCAGTTTCAAAAGGCGAGGATGAGCTTGCAGTAGAGGCGCTCAGGAGAAAGAGAGAGTATGAGAGACTTGCAAATGAGTACCAGAAACAATATGAAGCGCAGCACGAGGCTGTGGAAAAATTAAAGAGCGGGCTTAAGATGCTGGAAGACAAGATTGAAGAGGCAAAGAGAAGAAGGGATTTGCTCATTGCCAAGTCAAAAAGGGCTGACGCTCAGGTTACAATCACACAGACCATGAGCAAACTAACAGACACTTCTGCTTTTGAGTCGTTTGAAAAGTACGCGCAGAAGATTGAACAGAAAGAGGCAAGGGCACAGGCGCATGAAGAGCTTTTAAATGCTTCAAAAACATTGGAAGATAGGTTCAAGGAGCTTGAAAATGGCGATGAGGACATTTTAAATGAGCTAAAAGTACTGAAAGAGAAGATGGGCAAGTAA
- a CDS encoding NAD+ synthase yields MKILLCQINPIVGDIEGNTKKIIEIIKSHADAKILIFPELSICGYPPKDLLFQKDFIDAVEKAIEKIAKVVEDSFVIVGSPTKSHHVSKLFNSAIILHQGKIEKVIHKTLLPSYDVFDENRYFIPSLAREVVTIEGINFGISICEDIWNINNDENALYDINVLDELYQKGAKVFINLSASPYHYTKLETQRLKVLKEAATKYGIPVIYVNQVGGNDELIFDGNSVVLSSSGKVVAKTKEFEEDILEIELEKIDKMPEVEIHEDISWIKKALVLGIRDYFEKTGITKKAVVGLSGGIDSSVVCCLATEALGKENVLGVAMPSRYSSEHSLKDAKQLAENLGIEFRVYSIEEPFKSYLKMFNGSEVALQDLAEENIQARIRGNILMFISNRENRLVLTTGNKSELAVGYCTLYGDMAGGLAVISDLPKMLVYELARYINREREIIPHNVLVKPPSAELRPNQKDQDTLPPYEVLDPILVAYIEEQKSIDEIVEMGYPKDLVLKVIKMVERAEYKRKQAAPGLKVTSKAFGFGRRMPIVQRWV; encoded by the coding sequence GTGAAGATTTTGCTTTGCCAGATAAATCCCATTGTTGGAGATATTGAGGGTAACACAAAAAAGATAATTGAGATTATAAAATCTCACGCAGATGCAAAAATTCTTATATTTCCGGAGTTATCAATCTGTGGCTATCCTCCAAAAGACCTTTTGTTCCAAAAAGACTTTATAGATGCAGTTGAAAAAGCAATTGAAAAAATTGCAAAGGTAGTTGAAGATAGCTTTGTAATTGTAGGTAGTCCAACAAAAAGCCACCATGTTTCAAAACTTTTCAACAGTGCTATTATTCTCCATCAGGGTAAAATAGAAAAGGTTATACACAAGACTCTTTTGCCGTCCTATGACGTATTTGATGAAAACAGATATTTCATACCAAGCCTTGCAAGAGAAGTTGTGACTATTGAAGGGATAAACTTTGGTATAAGTATATGCGAGGATATCTGGAATATAAACAATGATGAAAATGCATTGTATGACATAAATGTGCTTGATGAACTTTATCAAAAGGGTGCAAAGGTGTTTATAAACCTTTCAGCATCACCCTACCACTACACAAAACTTGAAACTCAGAGGCTAAAAGTTTTGAAAGAAGCTGCAACAAAGTATGGTATTCCTGTTATATATGTAAATCAGGTTGGCGGAAATGACGAGCTGATATTTGACGGAAACAGTGTTGTGCTCAGTTCAAGCGGCAAAGTTGTGGCAAAAACAAAAGAATTTGAAGAGGATATATTGGAAATTGAGCTTGAAAAGATTGACAAGATGCCCGAAGTTGAAATACATGAAGACATCTCATGGATAAAAAAAGCACTTGTACTTGGCATAAGAGACTACTTTGAAAAGACAGGAATAACCAAAAAGGCAGTAGTAGGACTTTCCGGTGGAATTGATTCGTCAGTTGTTTGCTGTTTGGCAACAGAAGCGCTTGGGAAAGAAAATGTGCTTGGTGTTGCCATGCCATCTCGATATTCTTCAGAACATAGTTTAAAAGACGCAAAACAGCTTGCAGAAAACCTTGGTATAGAATTTAGGGTTTACTCAATTGAAGAGCCGTTTAAAAGCTATCTTAAAATGTTCAATGGAAGCGAAGTTGCTCTGCAGGACCTTGCAGAAGAAAACATTCAGGCGCGAATTCGCGGAAATATCCTAATGTTTATATCAAACAGGGAAAACCGGTTAGTTCTTACCACAGGTAACAAGTCTGAGCTTGCAGTCGGATATTGCACTCTTTACGGTGATATGGCAGGCGGACTTGCAGTTATATCAGATCTGCCAAAAATGCTTGTGTATGAGCTTGCAAGGTATATAAATAGGGAAAGAGAAATAATACCACATAACGTTTTAGTAAAACCACCGTCTGCAGAGCTTCGACCAAATCAAAAAGACCAGGATACTCTCCCACCGTATGAGGTGCTTGACCCAATACTTGTTGCATATATAGAAGAACAAAAGAGCATAGACGAAATAGTGGAAATGGGATACCCAAAAGATCTTGTACTCAAAGTAATAAAGATGGTGGAAAGAGCAGAATACAAACGAAAACAGGCAGCACCGGGCTTGAAAGTAACATCAAAAGCGTTTGGTTTTGGCAGGCGCATGCCAATTGTCCAGAGGTGGGTGTAG
- a CDS encoding DUF3006 domain-containing protein: MTKKAIIDRFEGDFAIIELQNRKMVSVPREILPECAKEGDVILISVDDKETQKRNESIRNLFESLKEEGE; the protein is encoded by the coding sequence GTGACCAAAAAAGCTATTATAGACAGGTTTGAAGGTGACTTTGCTATTATTGAGCTTCAAAACAGGAAGATGGTAAGTGTTCCAAGAGAGATTTTACCTGAGTGTGCAAAAGAGGGCGATGTGATTTTGATTTCAGTAGATGATAAGGAAACTCAGAAGAGAAATGAAAGTATAAGAAATCTTTTTGAAAGTTTGAAGGAAGAGGGTGAATGA
- the folK gene encoding 2-amino-4-hydroxy-6-hydroxymethyldihydropteridine diphosphokinase, translated as MAENVVFLGLGSNLGDRGENIKKAIEHLKDKIRIEKVSSIIETEPYGFVDQPKFLNCVLKGTTVLSPLELLEFVLDIENKMGRKRLFKWGPRNIDIDILFYDDCVIDTENLKIPHPELHKRLFVLEPLCEIEKDFVHPVLKKSVYELYTQLIS; from the coding sequence ATGGCTGAAAATGTTGTATTTTTAGGACTTGGGAGTAATCTTGGTGATAGAGGTGAGAATATAAAAAAAGCAATTGAGCACCTGAAAGATAAGATAAGAATTGAAAAAGTTTCGAGTATAATTGAGACAGAACCATATGGATTTGTAGATCAGCCAAAGTTTTTAAACTGTGTTTTAAAAGGCACAACGGTACTTTCACCGCTTGAACTTCTTGAGTTTGTGCTTGATATAGAAAATAAAATGGGGAGAAAAAGGCTTTTTAAATGGGGACCGAGAAACATCGATATTGATATTCTTTTTTATGATGACTGTGTCATAGACACAGAAAATCTCAAAATCCCCCATCCAGAACTTCACAAAAGACTATTTGTACTTGAGCCTCTTTGCGAAATTGAAAAGGATTTTGTCCATCCGGTGCTGAAAAAGAGCGTGTATGAGCTTTACACTCAGCTAATTTCTTAA
- the spoIID gene encoding stage II sporulation protein D produces the protein MKKEVKKRNFETFWLDTTLMLLATLVFLIANVVARPSKDDFKNVPSAFTLPQNKNQKDDIYINLLRKNKNRIERISLEEYVIGVVAAEMPAEFNLEALKAQAVASRTYAARKIVGKALHKGYEEKKVYLCDDFSHCQAYIDRDEMKRRWGKNFERYYKKIRMAVEETKGQVLVYEGQIIDSLFHAASGGKTEDAKEVFGEAIPYLKSVVSRGEESCPKFSGEFYFTYDEFVKRLKSYFPGLRIDSSNISSQIKVVERTKAGRVKSVKVGNTVLSGNQFRSIFGLYSTEFWIYPDKRGVRIHTRGYGHGLGMSQWGANYLARQGKNYKQILLYYYQNVKICRLKYR, from the coding sequence TTGAAAAAAGAAGTGAAGAAAAGAAATTTTGAGACATTTTGGCTTGACACAACCTTGATGCTGCTTGCCACCTTGGTGTTTTTGATTGCAAATGTTGTTGCCAGACCTTCAAAAGATGATTTCAAGAACGTGCCATCTGCATTCACTTTGCCACAGAACAAAAATCAAAAAGATGATATTTATATAAATCTTCTAAGAAAAAATAAGAACAGGATTGAAAGGATTTCGCTTGAAGAATATGTTATAGGCGTTGTAGCAGCAGAGATGCCTGCCGAGTTTAACTTGGAGGCTTTAAAAGCCCAGGCAGTTGCTTCAAGAACATATGCTGCGCGAAAGATTGTAGGTAAAGCTTTGCACAAAGGATATGAAGAAAAAAAGGTCTATCTTTGCGACGATTTTTCCCACTGCCAGGCATACATTGACAGGGATGAGATGAAGAGAAGGTGGGGTAAAAACTTTGAAAGGTACTATAAGAAGATACGCATGGCTGTGGAAGAAACAAAAGGACAAGTGCTGGTTTACGAAGGTCAGATTATAGATAGTCTGTTTCATGCCGCATCTGGCGGTAAAACTGAGGATGCTAAAGAAGTGTTTGGAGAGGCCATCCCATACTTAAAAAGTGTTGTGAGCCGTGGCGAGGAAAGCTGTCCTAAGTTCTCAGGTGAGTTTTATTTTACCTATGATGAGTTTGTAAAAAGATTAAAATCCTATTTTCCCGGGCTGAGAATAGACAGCTCAAATATATCTTCCCAGATTAAGGTAGTTGAAAGAACAAAAGCTGGACGGGTGAAATCTGTAAAAGTAGGGAATACCGTTTTGAGCGGAAACCAATTCAGAAGCATCTTTGGGCTTTATTCAACAGAATTTTGGATTTACCCTGACAAAAGGGGAGTGAGAATCCACACAAGAGGGTATGGGCATGGGCTTGGGATGAGCCAGTGGGGAGCAAACTATCTTGCACGGCAGGGGAAAAATTACAAGCAGATTCTTCTTTATTACTATCAAAATGTCAAGATTTGTAGGTTAAAATATAGGTAG
- a CDS encoding Uma2 family endonuclease → MRSKKYQKEGVPKLIVEVLLPSSVSVDYIKKMQLYSYFGVCEYWIVSPRNKSLRVFVLDNGVYIQYATLSQKGIIKSAVFENLEFDIENVFNF, encoded by the coding sequence ATGAGGAGTAAAAAATATCAAAAAGAAGGTGTGCCAAAACTGATTGTTGAGGTGCTCTTGCCTTCGAGTGTTTCTGTTGACTATATAAAAAAGATGCAGCTTTACAGCTACTTTGGTGTTTGCGAGTACTGGATTGTAAGTCCGCGTAACAAATCTCTCCGGGTTTTCGTTTTAGATAATGGAGTATATATACAATATGCTACCCTGTCTCAAAAAGGGATTATAAAGTCAGCTGTATTTGAAAACCTGGAATTTGACATAGAGAATGTGTTCAATTTCTAA
- a CDS encoding SDR family oxidoreductase, protein MGNSPFLSITEFEGKNVVVTGAAQGIGLVTALSFLENGAKVFAIDKDREAIEDASQDFFDKFKDRITFFECDLADAKEIELVCQKIGDVAGKIDVLVNNAGIGSTKWIEERSVDEWDEVINVNLRAPYLMVKFLLPYLKEGASIVNIASTRALMSEPNTEPYSASKGGILALTHSLAISLSSRKIRVNAISPGWIETSRYKKRKYRREPELREVDHLQHPAGRVGVPEDIANAILFLSSEKSSFITGTNLIVDGGMTVKMIYEE, encoded by the coding sequence GTGGGGAATTCACCTTTTCTTTCGATAACTGAGTTTGAAGGCAAAAATGTGGTGGTAACAGGCGCTGCCCAGGGAATTGGTCTTGTCACAGCACTTTCTTTTCTGGAAAATGGGGCGAAAGTGTTTGCTATTGACAAAGACAGAGAAGCGATTGAAGATGCTTCTCAGGACTTTTTTGATAAGTTCAAAGACAGGATAACCTTTTTTGAGTGTGACTTGGCAGACGCAAAAGAGATTGAGCTTGTCTGCCAGAAGATTGGTGATGTTGCTGGCAAAATAGATGTTCTTGTCAACAATGCAGGCATAGGCTCAACAAAGTGGATTGAAGAAAGAAGCGTTGATGAGTGGGATGAAGTTATAAATGTTAACTTGAGAGCGCCATATTTAATGGTAAAATTTCTTCTGCCGTACTTAAAAGAAGGTGCTTCTATTGTAAACATAGCATCGACAAGAGCTTTGATGTCTGAGCCAAACACAGAGCCATATTCAGCGTCAAAAGGCGGTATACTTGCACTTACACACTCTTTAGCAATTTCACTATCTTCCAGAAAAATTAGGGTAAATGCCATAAGTCCGGGGTGGATAGAGACATCAAGGTACAAGAAAAGAAAATACCGCCGAGAACCAGAACTGCGCGAAGTTGACCATCTTCAGCATCCGGCAGGAAGGGTGGGTGTCCCCGAAGACATTGCAAACGCCATCTTGTTTTTGTCATCTGAGAAAAGCTCATTTATAACAGGCACAAATCTAATTGTTGACGGTGGTATGACAGTTAAAATGATTTATGAGGAGTAA